DNA from Campylobacter sp. RM5004:
TTATGATGAGTATTTAAAGCATTTTCCAAGATTTATTCAACAACTTGATATGGAAAGTAACGGAAAGCAAGTTAGTAAAAATGGAGAATTAATTAATTATGAAACATCTCCTATTATTTGGGGCGAAACAGGAATAAACGCTCAGCACGCATTCTTTCAACTACTTCATCAAGGAACTCACATAAGTCCTATTGATTTAATTGTAAGTTTAGAAAAGCCACATGATATGCCAGAACATCATGAAATATTAATTAGTAATGTATTTGCTCAAGCTGAAGCATTTATGAAAGGTAAAACTAAAGAAGAAGTAAGAGCTGAATTAAAACAAAGCAACCTAAGTGATAGCGAGATAGAAAAGCTAATCCCACATAAAGAGTTTTCGGGAAATCGCCCTAGCAATACGATTTTATTAGAAAGAATTAGCCCTAGAAATTTAGGAAGTTTAATTGCACTTTATGAGCATAAAATTTTCGTTCAAGGTGTGATTTGGGGGATAAATAGCTTTGATCAATTTGGTGTTGAATTAGGCAAGACTTTAGCTAAGACAATTTTAGAAGAATTAAGAAGTGATATAAGTCACGAACACGATAGTTCAACTACAAATTTAATTAAATTATACAAAGATTTCAATCAAAAAGCTTAAGATTTTAGGAATTTCATTTTGAAATTCCTATTTCAAATTCTTTTAAATTTGTTACAATTTTTCACATTCTCGTAAAAAAATCATAAAATTTTTTGAATATACAAAAATGATTAATAAACCTTGATAAGATATTTCAAAATGATTTTTTAAAGGAGACATTATGAAAAGTTATCAAATGTATATTGATGGTGAGTTCGTACGCGAAAAAAGAGAAATGGCAGCTGTATATAATCCTGCTACAAAAGAGCAAGTTAGTGAATATCCACTAGGCACAAGAGAAGACGCTAAAAGAGCGCTTGAAGCAGCAAAAAGAGCAGGTAAAGAGTGGGAAGCGCTTCCAGCTATAGAGCGTGCAGGATATCTTAAAAAAATAGCACAATTAATTCGCCGTGATAGAGTAAAACTAGCTGATATTTTACAAGAAGAGCAAGGAAAAGTTAGAGGTTTAGCTGAGGTTGAGATTGATTTTGCAGCTGATTATTTAGACTATATGGCAGGTTTTGCTAGAACTTATGAAGGCGAAATTATTCAAAGTGATAGAGCAAATGAGAATATTTTCTTATTTAGAACAGCAATCGGTGTTACAACGGGGATTTTACCTTGGAACTTCCCATTTTTCTTAATAGTTAGAAAACTTGCACCTGCGTTTGTTACAGGAAATACAATAGTAATTAAGCCAAGTAGCGAAACTCCAAATAACGCATTTGAGTTTGCAAAACTTGCTCATGAGGCTGGAGTTCCTAAAGGCGTTTTCTCGCTTGTAAGTGGAAAAGGTAGTGAAGTAGGCGATGAGCTTAGTTCAAACCCACTTATTGGAATGGTAAGTGTAACAGGTAGCGTTGAAGCTGGAGTTAGGGTTATGCAAGCAGCTGCAAAAAATGTTATAAAGGTAAATCTTGAGCTTGGTGGAAAAGCACCTGCAATCGTATGTAAAGATGCAAATATGGACTTAGTAATTCCTGCAATTAAAGCAAGTAGAATTTGCAATAACGGACAAGTTTGCAATTGTGCAGAACGCGTATATGTGCATAAATCAAGATATGATGAGTTTATTAACAAAATGGCAGAAGAATTTAGCAAAATTACATTTGGAAATACTGCAAAAGGTAATTTTGATATGGGACCACTTGTTAATGAAGCAGGGGTTAAAAATGCTGATGCAATGCTAAAACGTGCATTAGAGCAAGGTGCTAAACTTGAAGTTGGTGGCAAGATTACAGATACAAGCGGATACTTCTATCCTGCAACACTTTTAAGTAATGCAGATCATAAGAGTGATATCATGCAAAAAGAAATCTTTGCTCCGATTTTACCAGTAACAAGCTTTGATACTTTAGATGAAGCTATTGATATGGCAAATGATTGTGAATATGGTCTTACAAGTAGTATTTATACGGAAAATCTAAACACAGCAATGAGAGCTTGCCGTGAGATTAAGTTTGGTGAAACTTATATCAATCGTGAAAACTTTGAAGCTATGCAAGGCTTTCACGCAGGATTTAGAAAGAGTGGTATAGGTGGTGCTGATGGTAAGCACGGACTTTATGAATACCTTGCAACTCATGTTGTTTATCTTGATTATAACACTAAGTTTAACGGCTAATATAAGGGGCTTAATGCCCCTAAAAAATTATAAATATGATTTGTTTTTTATGTATAATATATAAAAAACAAGGATTATTATGAAAAAAATCACTTTATTTAGTTTAATTTGTGCTAATGCTTTGGCTTTGGAATTTATAGGCGTTGGTAATGATTCTATTAGTATGGGTTATGCAGGGGTTGCATTAAAGAACAATGATTATGCTTTATATTATAATCCATCTAGTATTATTTATACGAAAAATGGTATAAATTTTACTTTTGGTGCTAATTTTTACCAAAAAAATTTGTTAGAATTATCAAATATAAGTAAAGATACAAATAAAAATATAGAAAATAGCGTTAGTAAAATTAAGAATATTTTTACAATCTCTACTGCTAGAGCTAACAATGATAAATTTGGCAACATTGATTGTGTTATTGATGATTTTATAGCAAGAAATTTAAATAGCAATAACGAAGATTTAAACCTTTTGGCAAATGCTTTTAATGATGAGAAGAATCATAATTCAAATTCTTTTGATGATACGATAATAAGCATTCAAGATAAATTATTGCAAGATAAAGGTCTAAATGATTTAATAAGACAAGAATTATTAATTTCTACAAATAATACTAGTAATGAATTAAATAATTTAGGCGTTGATAAAGCTTTATTAGAAAATATTATAAATGATTATGATACTTCTAATGTTTTAGAAGTTATTAAAGTTTCAAAAGATGGTAATGCTAGTTTAGATGAATTATTATTAAGTATAGGAAATATAGATTTAAAAACATTTTTAGATAACAATACAACAAATGATTTAGATTTAATCTATAATGCTGTTTATGATAATGAAATAAATGCAAATATTATGAGTGCAATTACTTATAATCAAAGTTTAAGCTCTAATAGTGCTTTATCTTTAGGCGTGTTTAATGGCATTCATATTAATACTTATGCAGGTCTTAATTCTAATAAGAGTAGTTTGATTATTAAAGTAAAAGATAAAGATGAGTTTGTTTATTTAAAGCTATTTAAAATAGGTGATAAATTATATGCTAGTAGCGTTAGTGAGAGTGAGTATTTAAATAATTCAGCCTTGCAAAAAGGGGTGAAAAATCCTTTAAAAGCAACAACTTTAATGACAACAGAAGTGCCTATTGCTTATGCTAATAGTTTTGCATTGCCTTTTGGAGAATTAAGTGTTGGGGCTAGTTTTAAATATATGAATATTAAAGCTTATTCTATAAATAAAGGCATAGAACTTGATATTAATGGAATAAACTCAAGTGATTTAAATATAAGAAAAGATTTAAACAACGCAAGGACTACAAATACAATAGGGCTTGATTTTGGTCTTTTATATAGTTATGAAGATTTTAGCACAGGTTTAGTGATTAAAAATATAAATACACCTAAGATAAAATTTCATAATAATGAATATATAAGATTAAATCATCAGATAAGATTAGGCTTTGCTTATATGTATGATAAATATACTTTTGCTTTTGATAGTGATTTAACTTCTAATAATACTTTATCAACTAGAAAGCCAAAATCACAACTTTTAGGCGGCGGTATCAAATACAATTTTAATGATAGTTTTAATTTAAGGGGCGGATTTGCTTATGATCTTAAAAAAGATGAAGGTTTAATTTTAACCACCGGATTTAATTTATTTAATGTGTTTGATTTAGCACTTGCAAGTGGCTTAAAATCAAGCAAGTGCGATAAAGATGTATGTAAAGTA
Protein-coding regions in this window:
- the aldA gene encoding aldehyde dehydrogenase, which produces MKSYQMYIDGEFVREKREMAAVYNPATKEQVSEYPLGTREDAKRALEAAKRAGKEWEALPAIERAGYLKKIAQLIRRDRVKLADILQEEQGKVRGLAEVEIDFAADYLDYMAGFARTYEGEIIQSDRANENIFLFRTAIGVTTGILPWNFPFFLIVRKLAPAFVTGNTIVIKPSSETPNNAFEFAKLAHEAGVPKGVFSLVSGKGSEVGDELSSNPLIGMVSVTGSVEAGVRVMQAAAKNVIKVNLELGGKAPAIVCKDANMDLVIPAIKASRICNNGQVCNCAERVYVHKSRYDEFINKMAEEFSKITFGNTAKGNFDMGPLVNEAGVKNADAMLKRALEQGAKLEVGGKITDTSGYFYPATLLSNADHKSDIMQKEIFAPILPVTSFDTLDEAIDMANDCEYGLTSSIYTENLNTAMRACREIKFGETYINRENFEAMQGFHAGFRKSGIGGADGKHGLYEYLATHVVYLDYNTKFNG
- the traF gene encoding conjugal transfer protein TraF; translated protein: MKKITLFSLICANALALEFIGVGNDSISMGYAGVALKNNDYALYYNPSSIIYTKNGINFTFGANFYQKNLLELSNISKDTNKNIENSVSKIKNIFTISTARANNDKFGNIDCVIDDFIARNLNSNNEDLNLLANAFNDEKNHNSNSFDDTIISIQDKLLQDKGLNDLIRQELLISTNNTSNELNNLGVDKALLENIINDYDTSNVLEVIKVSKDGNASLDELLLSIGNIDLKTFLDNNTTNDLDLIYNAVYDNEINANIMSAITYNQSLSSNSALSLGVFNGIHINTYAGLNSNKSSLIIKVKDKDEFVYLKLFKIGDKLYASSVSESEYLNNSALQKGVKNPLKATTLMTTEVPIAYANSFALPFGELSVGASFKYMNIKAYSINKGIELDINGINSSDLNIRKDLNNARTTNTIGLDFGLLYSYEDFSTGLVIKNINTPKIKFHNNEYIRLNHQIRLGFAYMYDKYTFAFDSDLTSNNTLSTRKPKSQLLGGGIKYNFNDSFNLRGGFAYDLKKDEGLILTTGFNLFNVFDLALASGLKSSKCDKDVCKVSSQIPNYFDLRLAFSYSW